In Edaphobacter paludis, a single window of DNA contains:
- a CDS encoding alpha-amylase family glycosyl hydrolase has translation MNEVRGTQADPAGYINPGALYAMGLIDEASHALIAHYRKHVDPNVITEALAWFGDRVGQASLDNLLLAFVTKFPSTSVYVGEQEPAQWLRGATDGIEHRAAALEELLLLWTANANPAFEPFQELFDDSDLAAATVYPKVVEGFRDYFGSKPSLGPGLPNLFDMLRAPVLAAPQSLSGQLEFIRGQWVTYLGETLRDVILAEDILREEEVAIWMRFHPPSPDAGMRQKGHAHFHQDQHSEVPQFASSQEEYEKFSPDKDWMPNTVMVAKSTYVWLAQLSKQYGRPVHRLNEIPDEELDSLARQGMNALWLIGIWERSRASRIIKRYCGNGEAVASAYSLYDYTIAAELGGEAAYTNLRDRAFARGIRLASDMVPNHMGIDSSWVIDHPEWFLSRPDCPYPAYQFSGPNLSGDHRVEIKIEDHYYEQTDAAVVFRRRDNWTGDIRYVYHGNDGTSFPWNDTAQLNYLSAAVREQVIQTILHVARLFPIIRFDAAMTLAKRHIQRLWFPSPGSAGAIPSRAECGMTTAEFDAAIPEEFWREVVDRVATEVPGTLLLAEAFWLMEGYFVRTLGMHRVYNSAFMNMMRDEENAKYRQVLKSTLEFDPGIMKRYVNFMSNPDERTAIDQFGSDDKYFGVTTMMATLPGLPMFGHGQVQGLTEKYGMEYFRPRYDESPNTWLVDRHQREIAPLLHNRALFAESDNFLLYDLWKDDGTVDENVFAYSNRRGNERALIIYHNKFASTRGTVHNSVAYQDKATGMLRQRSLQEGLGLPADGSILIAYRNITNGLEYLRRASDLTSSGFHIDLEAYQHTVLLNWRELTADAEHPWDRLHDALHGAGVESLDEALLGLKLVPLHEAILELLAPEMMGRLAAAADEAAILAKPRKPKNRPKPEPAADEEELLQPLLHSAVQVIDEARKIYLAKVGLTAQGQAGLRNGMIAHRLEQQIRSLIKLPQLAAGFSFEGPAPIRTVLPGTGAGVVNTKVWGLPLAYLLLEGLAQTVDADQTDEAALALFEKLRLRDVFARAFAALGLKTEDSWRAAARIRLLFLSGCNSTEQQLPGVVPPDDQELETIFGFPPKLWKDPDFRWLIGLHDDGGKQYFVQESQEELLWWCQLPCLLKLTRTPSQQELLLSLKAKLEDATTKAKIAKYQLAPETSVSKLGED, from the coding sequence ATGAACGAAGTACGTGGCACTCAAGCGGACCCGGCAGGTTACATCAACCCCGGCGCGCTCTACGCGATGGGATTGATCGATGAAGCCAGCCATGCTCTGATTGCGCACTACCGCAAACATGTCGATCCAAACGTCATTACCGAGGCGCTAGCCTGGTTCGGAGATCGGGTTGGGCAAGCGTCGCTAGATAATCTGCTGCTTGCTTTCGTCACCAAATTTCCTTCCACCTCGGTTTATGTGGGCGAACAGGAGCCCGCCCAGTGGCTTCGCGGGGCGACCGATGGCATTGAGCACCGTGCTGCTGCACTGGAAGAGCTTCTTTTGCTCTGGACTGCGAATGCCAACCCGGCGTTCGAGCCCTTCCAGGAACTGTTTGACGACTCCGATCTCGCGGCAGCAACTGTCTATCCCAAGGTGGTAGAGGGTTTCCGCGATTATTTTGGAAGTAAGCCCTCCCTTGGGCCCGGCTTGCCGAACCTCTTCGACATGCTGCGCGCTCCAGTTCTGGCTGCTCCGCAATCTCTGAGCGGGCAGCTTGAGTTTATTCGCGGCCAGTGGGTTACTTATCTTGGCGAAACTCTACGGGACGTGATCCTGGCCGAAGACATTCTGCGCGAAGAAGAAGTTGCCATCTGGATGCGTTTCCATCCCCCTTCGCCAGATGCCGGAATGCGCCAGAAAGGGCACGCGCATTTTCACCAGGACCAGCACTCGGAGGTGCCTCAGTTCGCCAGTAGCCAGGAAGAATATGAAAAGTTCAGCCCGGACAAGGATTGGATGCCGAACACGGTGATGGTTGCCAAGAGTACCTACGTGTGGCTGGCGCAGCTTTCGAAGCAATATGGCCGTCCAGTTCATCGGCTCAACGAGATACCGGATGAGGAACTGGATTCGCTTGCGCGCCAGGGTATGAATGCTCTCTGGCTGATCGGAATCTGGGAGCGCAGTCGCGCGTCGCGGATTATCAAACGGTACTGCGGCAATGGAGAAGCGGTCGCTTCGGCTTATTCGCTGTATGACTACACCATAGCTGCCGAACTCGGTGGGGAGGCTGCCTATACGAATCTACGCGACCGGGCGTTTGCTCGGGGCATTCGCCTTGCCAGCGACATGGTTCCAAATCACATGGGCATTGATTCGAGCTGGGTCATCGATCACCCCGAGTGGTTTCTCTCGCGGCCTGACTGCCCTTACCCTGCATATCAATTCAGCGGACCCAACCTCTCGGGAGATCACCGAGTTGAAATCAAGATCGAAGACCATTATTACGAACAGACCGACGCAGCAGTCGTCTTTCGCCGCCGGGATAACTGGACCGGAGATATCCGGTACGTCTACCACGGTAACGATGGCACCAGCTTTCCCTGGAATGACACTGCGCAGTTGAACTATCTGAGTGCCGCGGTGCGCGAGCAGGTGATTCAAACGATCCTGCATGTTGCGCGTCTTTTCCCCATCATCCGCTTCGACGCTGCGATGACTCTGGCCAAGCGCCATATCCAACGGCTCTGGTTTCCCTCACCCGGCAGTGCAGGAGCCATTCCGTCGCGTGCCGAATGCGGTATGACTACCGCTGAATTCGATGCTGCCATTCCTGAGGAATTCTGGCGCGAGGTCGTGGACCGTGTGGCGACGGAGGTTCCCGGTACGCTGCTGCTGGCCGAAGCCTTCTGGCTGATGGAAGGCTATTTTGTGCGCACTCTGGGAATGCACCGCGTCTATAACAGCGCCTTCATGAACATGATGCGCGATGAAGAGAACGCGAAGTACCGGCAGGTGCTGAAGAGCACATTGGAATTCGATCCGGGAATCATGAAGCGCTATGTCAACTTCATGAGCAACCCGGATGAACGCACGGCGATCGACCAGTTCGGCAGCGACGACAAGTATTTCGGAGTAACGACGATGATGGCGACCTTGCCCGGCCTTCCTATGTTTGGACACGGTCAGGTGCAAGGTCTTACAGAAAAATATGGCATGGAATACTTCCGGCCCCGCTATGACGAAAGCCCGAACACGTGGCTAGTGGATCGCCATCAGCGGGAGATCGCCCCCCTTCTGCACAACCGGGCACTGTTTGCCGAGAGCGACAACTTCCTGCTCTACGACCTCTGGAAAGATGACGGAACCGTCGATGAGAACGTCTTCGCCTACTCGAATCGACGGGGTAACGAACGCGCACTGATCATTTATCACAACAAGTTCGCATCGACTCGCGGCACCGTTCACAACTCCGTGGCGTACCAGGATAAGGCCACCGGTATGCTACGCCAGCGCAGCCTGCAAGAGGGCCTCGGGTTGCCGGCAGACGGCTCGATTTTGATCGCCTATCGAAATATAACGAATGGGTTGGAATATTTGCGCCGCGCCAGTGATCTGACTTCCTCCGGATTCCACATCGACCTCGAAGCCTATCAGCACACCGTTCTTCTGAATTGGCGCGAACTGACTGCTGATGCCGAACATCCCTGGGATCGTCTTCACGATGCGCTTCACGGCGCAGGCGTAGAGAGCCTGGATGAAGCTCTGTTAGGCCTCAAACTTGTGCCTCTCCACGAAGCCATTCTTGAGCTTCTTGCGCCAGAGATGATGGGGAGACTGGCGGCGGCTGCGGACGAGGCGGCCATCCTTGCAAAACCTCGCAAGCCGAAAAATCGTCCGAAACCCGAACCGGCTGCGGACGAGGAGGAGTTGCTCCAACCATTGCTCCACTCCGCCGTTCAAGTTATTGACGAAGCCCGCAAGATATATCTCGCGAAGGTTGGCCTGACCGCGCAAGGCCAGGCTGGACTTAGGAATGGAATGATCGCCCATCGTCTTGAACAACAGATACGGTCGCTCATAAAGCTGCCGCAGCTTGCAGCGGGATTTTCTTTCGAAGGGCCTGCTCCAATCCGGACTGTGCTGCCAGGGACCGGCGCTGGCGTGGTGAATACCAAGGTGTGGGGACTTCCACTGGCCTACCTTCTTCTTGAAGGCTTGGCGCAAACGGTGGATGCCGATCAGACAGACGAAGCGGCGCTCGCGCTTTTTGAGAAGCTCCGTTTGCGCGACGTCTTCGCCAGGGCTTTTGCTGCCTTGGGTCTTAAAACAGAAGACAGTTGGCGTGCGGCAGCTCGGATTCGTCTGCTATTTTTGTCCGGTTGCAACAGTACGGAGCAGCAGCTCCCAGGTGTTGTGCCTCCAGACGATCAAGAGCTGGAAACAATATTCGGCTTCCCTCCGAAGTTATGGAAAGACCCGGATTTCCGCTGGCTCATTGGTCTGCATGATGATGGAGGCAAACAATACTTCGTCCAGGAATCGCAAGAAGAACTGCTCTGGTGGTGCCAATTGCCCTGTCTGCTCAAGCTGACGCGCACTCCCAGCCAGCAGGAGCTTCTGCTTAGTCTGAAAGCCAAGTTAGAAGACGCCACTACAAAGGCAAAAATCGCTAAATACCAACTTGCCCCAGAAACTTCAGTCAGCAAATTAGGCGAAGACTAA
- a CDS encoding DUF192 domain-containing protein, whose translation MDVGKNMKYLTVSNTGKAVTIGTRIVLANTFSTRLFGLLGKRRLDAGCGLLIRPSSGVHTLGMLFAIDVVALSKDLRVLKVWPRLAPFRVTSVSLKTHSVLELAAGQIEQCRIEPGDQLTLTDSQ comes from the coding sequence ATGGACGTCGGCAAAAATATGAAGTACTTAACCGTCAGTAACACCGGGAAGGCCGTAACGATCGGCACGCGAATTGTTCTTGCGAATACATTCTCCACACGATTGTTCGGCCTTCTCGGTAAAAGGCGGCTCGATGCCGGATGCGGTTTGCTCATTCGGCCTTCGTCGGGTGTCCACACCTTAGGGATGCTATTTGCTATTGATGTCGTAGCGCTGAGTAAAGATCTGCGCGTGCTCAAGGTTTGGCCTCGGCTGGCTCCGTTTCGCGTTACGAGTGTGAGCCTTAAAACTCATAGCGTGCTGGAGCTAGCCGCGGGTCAAATCGAACAATGCAGAATCGAGCCCGGCGATCAGTTGACCCTGACAGACTCACAATAA
- a CDS encoding type II secretion system F family protein encodes MDLIFYIALSLTFFCVIALLVAPILLRPSRGARHILEIVQSNRPDERKIGTKERAQEKVLLVARAFRARVGMAEDEKLKQRFLSAGLRSGGGMDLYFTARFLCPLAGIVCGSFNHGNTLMWCLCLGVIGYMIPDFWLGHLGKGRQKRIQKSIPDAIDLMVICVDAGLGLDQALLRVGQELAISHPELNEEFMQINLEQRAGKPRLEAWQSMADRTKIPEFAELVNMLIQTDRFGTPIIRALSRFAEEIRTRRRQRAEEAAAKTKIKILFPLVLFIFPCIFIVLLGPAILNLAKNLSALK; translated from the coding sequence ATGGACCTGATCTTCTACATCGCGCTCTCCCTGACCTTTTTCTGCGTCATCGCCCTGCTGGTCGCTCCGATTCTGCTGCGGCCCTCGCGCGGAGCACGACACATTCTTGAAATCGTGCAGAGCAACCGGCCGGACGAAAGAAAGATAGGCACCAAAGAACGGGCACAGGAGAAAGTTTTATTAGTTGCGAGGGCGTTCCGTGCGCGCGTGGGCATGGCCGAGGACGAAAAGCTCAAACAACGATTTCTAAGCGCCGGGTTGCGGAGCGGCGGTGGCATGGATCTCTACTTCACCGCCCGCTTTCTCTGTCCCCTGGCGGGCATTGTCTGCGGCAGCTTCAATCATGGCAATACGTTGATGTGGTGCCTTTGTCTTGGCGTCATCGGTTACATGATCCCGGACTTCTGGCTGGGCCATCTCGGCAAAGGGAGGCAAAAGCGTATTCAGAAAAGCATTCCCGATGCCATCGATCTGATGGTCATCTGTGTCGATGCCGGCCTCGGACTGGATCAGGCGCTGCTGCGTGTAGGACAGGAACTAGCTATCAGCCATCCCGAACTCAATGAGGAGTTCATGCAGATCAACCTTGAGCAGCGAGCGGGCAAGCCTCGTCTGGAAGCTTGGCAGAGCATGGCCGACCGTACAAAAATTCCCGAGTTCGCAGAGCTTGTGAATATGTTGATTCAGACGGACCGTTTCGGAACTCCGATTATTCGAGCCCTGAGCCGCTTCGCTGAAGAAATCCGCACAAGGCGGCGACAACGCGCGGAAGAGGCCGCCGCCAAAACCAAAATCAAAATTTTATTTCCTCTCGTGCTTTTTATCTTCCCTTGCATCTTCATTGTTTTACTTGGCCCTGCAATTCTTAACCTTGCAAAGAACCTGAGTGCATTGAAGTAA
- a CDS encoding type II secretion system F family protein, with the protein MILLVLGFSTILIVTFSLVALATGPTQLDKTVQQRLAAIKAGDMQSDGSFEGLQLLKISRTSQFGWLEAILEKYGISQKLQTRIAQSASSTTVSNLVLLSLALAAAGFFVSFLVAPMLPLELGAAFILSCIPYIFISWKRSKRIQAFNAALPGAVDMMGRALRAGHSMAAAIEMVSQDAVEPAAFEFREVFKQQNFGLPLRDALLQMLDRVPSQDLRVLVTAILVQRDTGGNLVEILDRTVFIIRERLRIHGEIRIQTAQGRMTGWILSALPILMLLLTNAVNPGYSSVLMTDPGGRKMIYAAVVLIVLGSVIIHRIVNGIEV; encoded by the coding sequence ATGATCCTTCTTGTTCTTGGATTCAGTACGATTTTGATTGTCACGTTCAGCCTGGTAGCTCTCGCCACCGGCCCGACGCAACTGGACAAAACTGTTCAGCAGCGGCTGGCTGCAATCAAAGCTGGAGACATGCAGTCGGATGGATCCTTTGAAGGCCTGCAACTGCTCAAGATAAGCCGGACAAGCCAATTCGGCTGGCTCGAAGCCATTCTCGAAAAGTACGGAATTTCGCAGAAGCTTCAAACACGCATTGCACAGAGCGCCAGTTCCACCACCGTATCGAATCTGGTTCTCTTAAGTCTGGCACTCGCTGCCGCAGGATTCTTTGTTAGTTTTCTCGTCGCGCCTATGCTTCCCCTGGAGTTGGGCGCAGCGTTCATCCTTAGCTGCATTCCATATATCTTTATTTCATGGAAGCGGTCAAAGAGGATTCAAGCATTCAATGCCGCCCTGCCAGGCGCTGTTGACATGATGGGCCGCGCTCTCCGTGCCGGGCATTCGATGGCCGCTGCGATCGAAATGGTTTCACAGGATGCGGTTGAACCGGCCGCATTCGAATTCCGTGAAGTCTTCAAACAGCAGAATTTTGGCCTGCCGCTTCGCGACGCTCTGTTGCAGATGCTCGACCGCGTCCCATCGCAGGACTTACGCGTTCTGGTGACCGCGATCCTCGTGCAGCGAGACACCGGCGGCAATCTGGTAGAGATCCTCGATCGCACGGTCTTCATCATCCGCGAACGACTGCGCATTCACGGAGAGATCCGCATTCAAACAGCACAGGGCCGCATGACGGGGTGGATCCTCAGCGCACTGCCTATCCTCATGCTGCTTCTTACCAACGCCGTCAACCCAGGGTATTCGAGTGTTCTCATGACCGATCCCGGCGGCCGAAAGATGATCTATGCCGCGGTGGTTCTGATTGTTCTGGGTTCCGTCATCATTCATCGCATCGTCAATGGAATTGAGGTCTAG